A genomic window from Pseudocitrobacter corydidari includes:
- the galF gene encoding GalU regulator GalF, with product MVNLKAVIPVAGLGMHMLPATKAIPKEMLPIVDKPMIQYIVDEIVAAGIKEIVLVTHASKNAVENHFDTSYELEALLEQRVKRQLLAEVQSICPPGVTIMNVRQAQPLGLGHSILCARPIVGDNPFVVVLPDIILDGASADPLRYNLAAMVARFNETGRSQVLAKRMPGDLSEYSVIQTKEPLTVEGKVSRIVEFIEKPDQPQTLDSDLMAVGRYVLSADIWAELEKTAPGAWGRIQLTDAIAELAKKQSVDAMLMSGDSYDCGKKMGYMQAFVQYGLRNLKEGAKFRKGIEKLLSE from the coding sequence ATGGTTAATTTGAAAGCAGTCATTCCGGTAGCCGGGCTGGGCATGCATATGCTCCCTGCCACCAAGGCCATTCCTAAAGAGATGCTACCGATCGTTGACAAGCCGATGATCCAATACATCGTCGACGAAATTGTTGCTGCAGGGATCAAAGAAATCGTCCTGGTCACCCACGCCTCCAAAAATGCCGTGGAAAACCACTTCGACACCTCCTACGAACTGGAAGCCCTGCTGGAGCAACGCGTTAAGCGTCAGCTGCTGGCGGAAGTTCAGTCCATTTGCCCACCGGGCGTTACCATCATGAACGTGCGTCAGGCACAGCCGCTGGGCCTGGGCCACTCAATTCTTTGCGCGCGTCCGATCGTTGGCGATAACCCGTTTGTGGTAGTTCTGCCCGATATCATTCTCGATGGCGCATCCGCCGACCCACTGCGTTATAACCTTGCTGCGATGGTGGCACGTTTCAACGAAACGGGCCGCAGCCAGGTGCTGGCGAAACGTATGCCGGGCGATCTTTCTGAATACTCGGTTATTCAGACCAAAGAGCCGCTGACCGTAGAAGGTAAGGTGAGCCGTATCGTTGAGTTCATCGAAAAACCGGACCAACCGCAAACGCTGGATTCCGACCTGATGGCAGTAGGGCGCTATGTGCTTTCCGCTGACATCTGGGCCGAGCTGGAAAAAACTGCCCCAGGTGCCTGGGGACGTATTCAGCTGACGGATGCTATTGCCGAGCTGGCGAAGAAACAGTCCGTTGACGCGATGCTGATGAGCGGCGACAGCTACGACTGCGGAAAGAAAATGGGTTACATGCAGGCGTTTGTCCAGTACGGGCTGCGCAACCTGAAAGAAGGGGCCAAGTTCCGTAAAGGGATTGAGAAACTGCTGTCAGAATAA
- a CDS encoding adenylyltransferase/cytidyltransferase family protein, translating to MKRIITFGTFDVFHVGHVNILERAAEYGNHLIVGVSSDNLNYAKKGRFPVYSQQERCRIISALKFVDEVFLEESLELKKNYILEFRADVLIMGDDWKGRFDWVKDVCEVIYLPRTPSISTTEIIEVVKQLK from the coding sequence ATGAAGAGAATTATTACTTTCGGTACATTTGACGTCTTTCATGTTGGTCATGTTAATATTCTGGAAAGAGCTGCTGAATATGGCAATCATTTGATTGTAGGTGTGAGTTCCGATAATTTGAATTATGCTAAAAAGGGGAGGTTTCCCGTCTACAGTCAACAAGAAAGATGTCGAATTATAAGCGCCTTAAAATTTGTTGATGAAGTGTTTTTGGAAGAGTCTCTTGAGCTTAAAAAAAATTACATTTTAGAGTTTCGTGCTGATGTACTTATTATGGGGGATGACTGGAAAGGACGTTTTGATTGGGTGAAGGACGTCTGCGAAGTTATTTATTTACCAAGAACACCTTCAATATCAACTACTGAGATTATTGAAGTGGTAAAACAGTTAAAATAA